A region of Scleropages formosus chromosome 2, fSclFor1.1, whole genome shotgun sequence DNA encodes the following proteins:
- the LOC108922337 gene encoding uncharacterized protein LOC108922337 encodes MCHIPVFCWISATVLERLFIEEHSGEIPKTLTEMYTHFLIFQTSLKNEKYLKKRETEPLKSLELDKEFVLKLGKLAFNSLSTGNLIFYEGDLREFGIDVSEASVYSGICTEVFRQEIGFYEGKVYCFVHLSVQEYLAALHQFLSNTDPEMLKKTVDQALESKNGHLNLYLRFLLGLSMEYSQKLLKRLLTQTEKRSCNILEIIQYIKKLIKDSLSPEKTIYLFQCLNELNDSSLVKEIQNYLNKICDLEKDICCTEWSALATVFLMSVEELDMLNLTNCTLHDDGLQRMAPVIHVSRTALLKRCFLTESCCEALASTLNSDSNLRVLDLSNNDLWDSGLELLSAGLGNQHCKLETLRLSACRVREGGCASLASALCSNPSHLKELDFSYNHPGDSGVKLLSDPLQDPTCKLETLRLKMCGLTERCCEALASVLTSNSSHLRELDLSDNDLQDSGVKLLSIGLGNQQCKLDTLRLSGCCVSERGCTSLASALCSNPCSNLRELDLSYNDPGDSGEKLLSDLQQDPTCKLEILNVGHGGKCRIRPGLLKYSCQLTLDPNTANTHLYLSEDNREVMWSRKKLLYPDHPERFDCWAQVLCVESLSGRCYWEVQWHEDEARIGVTYKGISRKGDSVDCVLGYNKKSWVLFCSDKSYYVIHNNRRAVIPVHPSSHRIGVYLDSAAGTLSFYSVSSDELTFLYRFTSEFNETLYPGFWVCGSVSLFPVQNLEMEDPVSEIGASTDCKKGGAGSGKTPKSVQQERSVSPTPSCVSMKSNRSIQPPTNFKEGELPTCQSVQQERSMLPPPSGFSLKSDGSMQAVNNFRDGELPAAQTEEETSVSPVFSCISMKSDRSMHPPNYFKEGESSTHESVHQEGAVSPVPTDELLKTCQSKLKSHLKKNFDCVFQGQAKQGDPTLLNDIYTELYISEGGTGGISDEHEVRHIERALKKPAIQETTMKYSDIFTALPGKATHIRTVMTLGIAGIGKTVTVHKFILDWAEGKENQDINFIFPLPFRDLNLKKDKDFCLIQLLHDFLPEVKEFGLTQLFHSKVLFVFDGLDECRLPLDFKNDEICSDVTKTTSLDVLLTNLMKGNLFPSALIWITSRPAAASLIPPECVHRVTEIRGFNDPQKDEYFTKRFSDENLAKRIIAHVKSSRSLYIMCHIPVFCWISATVLERLFVEEHSGEIPKTLTEMYTHFLIFQTSLKNAKYLKKQETEPLKSLEADKDFVLKLGNLAFNNLKNGNLIFYEEDLRKFGINVNEASVYSGVCTEVFREDFGFYEGKVYCFIHLSVQEYLAALHQFMANTEPDLLKKTVDQALESKNGHLNLYLRFLLGLSKECSQNLFKGLLTQRKMSCNITEIVEYINSRIYENLSPEKTIYLFHCLNELNDSSLVDKVQNYLNRECLSEKDMKLTEWSALAYVLMKSAKEMDILNLKNCTLCDEGLQRMLLVIQVSRTALLNSCSLTERCCEALASILNSDSNLRVLDLSDNDLQDSGVELLSVGLENQQCKLDTLRLSNCKLTEGGCTSLASALRSNPCSHLRELDLSYNDPGDSGVTLLSDLLLDPTCKLETVRLKMCGLTERCCEALASVLTSNSSHLRELDLNNNDLQDSGVELLSTGLGNQQCKLDTLRLSGCSIREGGCAALASALHSNPSSHLRELDLSYNHPGDSGVKLLSHLLQDPTCKLEALNVDHGGECRIRPGLLKYSCHLTLDPNSANTHLYLFEDNRKVTWRSEKQQYPDHPDRFDCFPQVLCAESLSGRCYWEVHWSGYGAVIGVTYKGIGRKGNSDDCGIGDNDKSWILSCCGGSYSVWHNNRETAIPVPISHRLGVYVDCVSGTLSFYSISSGKQTLLYRFTSTFTEALCPAFGVYSMGSLVSLCEME; translated from the exons atgtgtcacattccagtcttctgttggatttcagccactgttcttGAGAGGCTCTTTATTGAGGAACACAGTGGAGAAATTCCCAAGactctcactgagatgtacacacacttcctgataTTTCAGACCAGTCTGAAGAATGAGAAGTATCTGAAAAAACGAGAAACGGAGCCTCTGAAATCTTTAGAACTGGATAAAGAATTTGTTCTGAAACTGGGGAAGTTGGCTTTCAACAGCCTTTCAACAggaaatctcatattttatgagggAGATTTGAGAGAGTTTGgcattgatgtcagtgaagcttcagtTTATTCTGGAATTTGTACAGAAGTGTTTAGACAGGAGATTGGGTTTTATGAGGGGAAAGTTTACTGCTTTGTAcatctgagtgttcaggagtatcTTGCCGCTTTACATCAGTTTCTTTCAAATACTGACCCTGAAATGCTGAAGAAGACCGTAGATCAGGCCTTAgagagcaagaatggacacttgaacctctacctccgcttccttcttggcctttcaaTGGAATACAgtcaaaagcttttaaaaagacTACTAACACAGACAGAGAAGAGATCTTGTAACATTCTAGAAATAATCCAATAcattaagaaattaattaagGATAGTCTTTCCCCAGAGAAGACAATATATCTCTTCCAGtgtctgaatgaactgaatgacaGTTCTCTGGTAAAGGAAATACAGAATTACCTGAACAAAATATGTGATTTAGAAAAAGACATCTGTTGCACAGAATGGTCAGCACTGGCCACTGTATTTTTGATGTCAGTAGAGGAATTGGATATGTTGAACCTGACAAACTGCACCTTACATGATGATGGTCTTCAGAGGATGGCGCCTGTGATCCATGTCTCAAGAACTGCTCT GTTGAAAAGGTGTTTTCTCACTGAAAGTTGCTGTGAAGCTTTGGCCTCAACTCTGAATTCAGACTCAAATTTGAGAGTGTTAGACCTGAGTAACAATGACCTGTGGGACTCAGGATTggaactgctctctgctggactgggaaaccaacactgtaaactggagacactgag atTGTCGGCCTGCAGAGTCAGAGAGGGAGGCTGTGCTTCcctggcttcagctctgtgttCGAACCCCTCACACCTGAAAGAGCTGGATTTcagctacaatcacccaggggactcaggagtgaagctgctctctgatccaCTGCAGGATCCCacctgtaaactggagacactgag GCTGAAGATGTGTGGACTcacagagagatgctgtgaagctctggcctcagttctTACATCAAACtcctcacacctgagagagctggacttgagtgacaatgacctgcaggactCAGGAGTGAAACTGCTCTCTATTGGACTGGGGAaccaacagtgtaaactggacacactgag actgtctggctgttgtgtctCAGAGAGAGGCTgtacttctctggcttcagcccTGTGTTCGAACCCCTGTTCCAACCTGAGGGAgttggatctgagctacaatgacccaggggactcaggagagaagctgctctctgatctacagCAGGATCCCACCTGTAAACTTGAGATACTCAA tgtggGCCATGGTGGAAAAtgcaggatcagaccagggcTCCTCAAAT ACTCCTGTCAGCTGAcactggaccccaacacagcaaacacacacctgtacctgTCTGAGGACAACAGGGAGGTGATGTGGAGTAGAAAGAAACTGTTATATCCTGATCATCCAGAGAGATTTGATTGTTGGGCTCAAGTTCTGTGTGTAGAGAGTCTGTCtggtcgctgttactgggaAGTTCAGTGGCATGAAGATGAGGCTCGTATtggagtgacttataaaggaatcagTAGGAAAGGAGATAGTGTTGACTGTGTGCTTGGATACAATAAAAAGTCCTGGGTTCTCTTCTGCTCTGATAAGAGTTATTATGTCATTCACAATAACAGACGTGCCGTCATACCTGTACACCCATCCTCCCACAGGATAGGAGTGTATCTAGACTCAGCAGCTGGGACTCTATCCTTCTATAGTGTCTCCTCTGATGAATTGACCTTCTTGTATAGGTTCACGTCTGAGTTTAATGAAACCCTCTATCCTGGATTTTGGGTTTGCGGCTCAGTGTCTTTGT TTCCCGTTCAAAACCTGGAGATGGAGGATCCTGTCTCTGAAATCGGTGCCTCTACGGACTGTAAAAAGGGGGGTGCGGGTTCAGGAAAGACCCCCAAGAG TGTCCAGCAGGAGAGATCAGTGTCACCCACACCTAGCTGTGTATCCATGAAGAGCAACAGATCAATTCAACCACCAACAAACTTCAAGGAGGGAGAATTGCCTACATGTCAAAG TGTCCAGCAAGAGAGATCAATGTTACCTCCACCCAGTGGTTTTTCTCTGAAGAGTGATGGGTCCATGCAGGCAGTGAACAACTTCAGGGATGGAGAACTTCCTGCGGCTCAAAC TGAGGAGGAGACATCAGTCTCACCTGTATTCAGTTGTATATCCATGAAGAGTGATCGGTCAATGCATCCACCAAACTACTTCAAGGAGGGAGAATCATCTACCCATGAAAG TGTCCATCAGGAGGGAGCAGTCTCACCTGTACCTACTG ATGAACTCCTAAAGACATGTCAGTCAAAACTCAAATCCCATCTGAAGAAGAATTTTGACTGTGTATTTCAAGGACAAGCTAAGCAAGGAGACCCAACCCTTCTGAatgatatttacacagagctctacataaGTGAAGGTGGTACTGGTGGGATCagtgatgaacatgaagtgagacaCATTGAGAGAGCACTCAAGAAACCAGCTATACAAGAAACTACAATGAAATACAGTGATATTTTTACAGCCTTGCCTGGAAAAGCAACACATATAAGAACTGTGATGACACTGGGGATTGCAGGTATTGGGAAAACAGTGACTGTGCacaaatttattcttgactgggcagaaggaaaagaaaatcaagacatcaatttcatatttcctcttcctttccgAGACCTAAATTTGAAAAAGGATAAAGACTTCTGTCTGATCCAACTGCTTCATGACTTTCTCCCAGAAGTCAAAGAGTTTGGACTCACTCAACTTTTTCATTCCAAAgtcttgtttgtctttgatggtctggatgagtgTCGCCTTCCTCTAGATTTTAAGAACGATGAGATCTGCTCTGATGTAACAAAGACAACATCACTGGATGTGTTGTTGACCAACCTCATGAAAGGGAatctgtttccttctgctctcatctggataacTTCCCGACCAGCGGCCGCCAGTCTGATCCCTCCTGAGTGTGTTCATCGCGTAACAGAGATACGAGGGTTCAATGACCCTCAGAAGGATGAATACTTCACAAAGAGATTCAGTGATGAGAATCTGGCTAAGAGGATCATTGCACATGTGAAGTCATCAAGGAGcctctacatcatgtgtcacattccagtcttctgctggatttcagccactgttctCGAGAGGCTCTTTGTCGAGGAGCACAGTGGAGAAATTCCCAAGactctcactgagatgtacacacacttcctgataTTTCAGACCAGTTTAAAGAATGCGAAGTatctgaaaaaacaagaaacggAGCCTCTGAAATCTTTAGAGGCAGATAAggattttgttttgaaactgGGAAACTTGGCTTTCAACAACCTTAAAAACGGAAATCTaatattttatgaggaagatcTGAGAAAGTTTGGCATTAATGTCAATGAAGCTTCAGTGTattctggagtgtgtacagaagtGTTTAGAGAAGACTTTGGGTTCTATGAGgggaaggtttactgctttatacatctgagtgttcaggagtatcTTGCTGCTTTACATCAGTTTATGGCAAATACTGAGCCTGACCTGCTGAAGAAAACAGTGGATCAAGCTTTAgagagcaagaatggacacttgaacctctacctccgcttccttcttggcctttcaaAGGAATGCAGTCAAAACCTTTTTAAAGGACTACTGACACAGAGGAAAATGTCTTGTAACATTACAGAAATAGTGGAATACATTAATTCAAGGATCTATGAAAACCTCTCTCCAGAGAAGACCATTTATCTCTTCCACTGcctgaatgaactgaatgacaGCTCTCTGGTGGACAAAGTACAAAATTACCTGAACAGGGAATGTCTTTCAGAAAAGGACATGAAACTCACGGAGTGGTCAGCTTTGGCCTATGTGTTGATGAAATCAGCAAAGGAAATGGATATATTAAAcctgaaaaactgcactttatGTGATGAAGGTCTTCAGAGGATGCTGCTAGTGATCCAGGTCTCCAGAACTGCTCT GCTGAATAGTTGTTCTCTCACtgagagatgctgtgaagcgTTGGCTTCAATTCTGAATTCAGACTCGAACCTGAGAGTtttagacctgagtgacaatgacctgcaggactCAGGAGTGGAACTTCTCTCAGTTGGACTGGAGAaccaacagtgtaaactggacacactgag ACTGTCCAACTGTAAACTCACAGAGGGAGGCTgtacttctctggcttcagctctgcgttcgaacccctgttcacatctgagagagctggatctgagctacaatgaCCCAGGGGACTCAGGAGTTActctgctctctgatctactgcTAGATCCCACTTGTAAACTGGAGACAGTAAG GCTGAAGATGTGTGGACtgacagagagatgctgtgaagctctggcctcagttctTACATCAAACtcctcacacctgagagagctggatttgaataacaatgacctgcaggattcaggagtggAACTGCTCTCTACTGGACTGGGGAaccaacagtgtaaactggacacactgag ACTCTCTGGCTGTTCTATCAGAGAAGGAGGCTGTGCtgctctggcttcagctctgcattCAAACCCctcttcacacctgagagagctggatctgagctacaatcacccaggagactcaggagtgaagctgctctctcaTCTACTGCAGGATCCCACCTGTAAACTAGAGGCACTCAA tgtggaccatggtggagaGTGCAGGATAAGACCAGGGCTTCTCAAAT ACTCCTGCCACCTCACATTGGATCCCAactcagcaaacacacacctgtatctgTTTGAGGACAACAGGAAGGTGACATGGAGGAGTGAGAAACAGCAAtatcctgatcatccagacagatttgaCTGTTTTCCTCAAGTTCTGTGTGCAGAGAGTCTGTCtggtcgctgttactgggaggttcacTGGAGTGGATATGGAGCTGtaataggagtgacttataaaggaatcgGGAGGAAAGGAAACAGTGATGACTGTGGAATTGGAGACAATGACAAGTCCTGGATTCTGAGCTGCTGTGGTGGGAGTTACTCCGTCTGGCACAATAACAGGGAGACTGCAATACCTGTACCCATCTCCCACAGATtaggagtgtatgtggactgtgtgtccggcactctgtccttctacagcatCTCCTCCGGTAAACAGACcctcctgtacaggttcacctccacattcactgaggCCCTCTGTCCTGCTTTTGGGGTTTATTCCATGGGCTCTTTGGTGTCGCTGTGTGAGAtggagtaa